Proteins from a single region of Phaseolus vulgaris cultivar G19833 unplaced genomic scaffold, P. vulgaris v2.0 scaffold_477, whole genome shotgun sequence:
- the LOC137817662 gene encoding polyamine oxidase 2-like gives MESRNKRSPQLTRALCYGNSKQEGRSPSVIVVGGGMAGVAAARALHDASFQVVLLESRERIGGRIHTDYSFGFPVDLGASWLHGVSKENPLASVIGRLGLPLYRTSGDNSVLYDHDLESYALFDTDGNQVPQELVTKVGGIFETILEETNKIREEFSEDMSVFRGLSIVLDRKPELRLEGLAHKVLQWYLCRMEGWFAADSDTISLKEWDQEVLLPGGHGLMVRGYLPVINTLAKGLDIRLGHRVTKVIRRYNGVKVTVENGKTFFADAAIIAVPLGVLKAKRIQFEPKLPDWKEAAIADLGIGLENKIILHFENVFWPNVEFLGVVSDTSYGCSYFLNLHKAAGHPVLVYMPSGRLAKDIEKMSDEAAANFAFMQLQKILPDASSPIHHLVSRWGSDINSLGSYSYDAVGKPHELFERLRVPVDNLFFAGEATSMSYPGSVHGAFSTGMMAAEDCRMRVLERYGELDLFQPVMGEEASLSIPLQISRM, from the exons ATGGAGTCCAGAAATAAGCGTAGTCCTCAATTAACCAGAG CTCTTTGCTATGGAAACAGCAAGCAGGAGGGGAGGTCACCATCTGTTATTGTTGTTGGTGGTGGCATGGCTGGGGTTGCTGCTGCCCGTGCACTTCATGATGCTTCGTTTCAG GTTGTTCTCTTAGAGTCAAGGGAAAGAATTGGTGGCCGAATTCACACTGATTACTCATTTGGTTTTCCTGTTGACCTGGGAGCCTCATG GTTGCATGGAGTTTCCAAGGAAAACCCACTGGCTTCTGTCATTGGGAGGCTGGGGCTACCCCTTTATCGTACGAGTGGAGATAACTCCGTACTTTACGACCATGATTTGGAGAG CTATGCACTTTTTGATACGGATGGGAATCAGGTTCCCCAAGAGTTGGTAACAAAAGTAGGTGGAATATTTGAGACAATTTTAGAGGag ACAAATAAAATAAGAGAAGAATTCAGTGAAGACATGTCCGTATTTCGTGGTCTTTCAATTGTTTTGGATAGGAAGCCTGAATTAAG GTTGGAGGGCCTTGCTCATAAGGTGCTTCAGTGGTATTTGTGCAGAATGGAGGGTTGGTTTGCTGCAGATTCTGATACTATTTCACTGAAAGAATGGGACCAG GAGGTGCTTCTCCCTGGTGGTCATGGTCTAATGGTCAGGGGCTACTTGCCTGTTATAAATACCTTAGCCAAGGGTCTTGATATTCGCTTGGGACACAG GGTCACAAAAGTAATTAGGCGATATAATGGCGTAAAGGTAACAGTGGAAAATGGTAAAACATTTTTTGCTGATGCTGCCATTATTGCTGTTCCTCTTGGGGTGCTTAAAGCAAAGAGAATACAGTTTGAGCCTAAACTCCCAGACTGGAAGGAAGCTGCCATTGCTGATCTTGGAATTGGACTTGAGAACAAAATCATCTTACACTTTGAAAATGTGTTTTGGCCTAATGTGGAGTTCTTGGGAGTAGTTTCTGATACATCTTATGGATGCAGCTATTTCCTTAATCTCCACAAGGCCGCAGGTCATCCTGTCCTTGTTTACATGCCTTCTGGGCGGCTTGCCAAAGACATCGAAAAGATGTCTGATGAAGCAGCTGCCAACTTCGCTTTCATGCAGCTCCAGAAGATTCTTCCAGATGCTTCTTCACCG ATTCACCATCTTGTGTCTCGGTGGGGCTCAGATATAAATTCACTGGGTTCCTATAGCTATGATGCTGTAGGAAAACCCCATGAACTGTTTGAGAGGCTACGAGTCCCAGTGGATAATTTGTTCTTTGCTGGGGAAGCAACTAGTATGAGCTATCCAGGATCTGTTCATGGGGCATTCTCCACCGGAATGATGGCAGCAGAAGATTGCCGGATGCGAGTGCTGGAGCGATATGGAGAGCTTGATTTATTCCAGCCTGTGATGGGAGAAGAGGCTTCCCTGTCTATCCCACTTCAGATATCTCGTATGTAA